AAGATCCGGACGTGGCCGGCGCCGTCAATGCGTGCCGCCTCATCCAGTTCGGCCGGCAGGTTGCGCATGAACTGGACCATCAGGAAGACGAAGAACGCGTCCGCGGCCAGGAACTTGCCGATCAGCAGCGGGACGTAGGTGTCCACGAGGCCCAACTGCTGGAAGATGATGTACTGCGGAATGATCACCACGTGGAACGGCAGCAGCAGGGTGGCGATCATCATACCGAAGAGCACGCTGCGGCCCGGGAACTTGATCCGCGCGAATGCGTAGGCCGAGACGCTGGCCGACAGGATGGTGCCCACCACGGCGCCGATTGCGAGGACCAGTGAGTTGGTGAAGAACTGCAGGGTGGACACCCCGCCGATCCCCTCCATCGCCGTGGCGAAGTTGTCGAGGCTGAAGTTGTTGGACCACAGGGAGGTGTTGGTGCCGCCGATTTCGGCATTCGGCTTGAAGGACGAGGCGACCATCCACAGGGCCGGGTAGAGTACGACGGCGGTCAGGGCCAGCGCCACGATGTGGAAGATGACGCTCTTGGCGCGCTTGGCGACCACGGACTCGGACTTCGGGTTGTATTCCGGTGCCGGAGCCTCGGCTGCCGGCTTGACGGGTGTTGCCATGGTTGTCATTTCGAATCACCGCTGTAGTGGACCCAGGACTTGGATGTGCGGAAGAAGATCAGCGTGATGATGCCGACGACGATCACCAGGAGCCAGGCCATCGCCGAGGCGTAGCCC
This genomic window from Arthrobacter sp. 24S4-2 contains:
- a CDS encoding carbohydrate ABC transporter permease, translated to MTTMATPVKPAAEAPAPEYNPKSESVVAKRAKSVIFHIVALALTAVVLYPALWMVASSFKPNAEIGGTNTSLWSNNFSLDNFATAMEGIGGVSTLQFFTNSLVLAIGAVVGTILSASVSAYAFARIKFPGRSVLFGMMIATLLLPFHVVIIPQYIIFQQLGLVDTYVPLLIGKFLAADAFFVFLMVQFMRNLPAELDEAARIDGAGHVRIFCSIMLPLMKPALISTSIFSFIWSWNDFLGPLLYLNTPEKYPLPLALRLFVDQTQSSDYGAMIAMSVLALLPVLIFFLVFQRYIVEGVSTQGLKG